In the bacterium SCSIO 12741 genome, CTTTTAAAGGAGCCTGATAGAAAAACACAGATGAATAAAGTAAGCGTTATTGGATCTGGTGCCATGGGTACCGGAATTGCGCAGATCGCTGCCACTCACGGACACGAAGTAACCCTTTACGATAACAACGAAGATGCCCTTAATCGAGCGGGTTCACGATTGGAAAAAATCATGAACCGTCTGGTTGAAAAGGGAAGGTTGACCGAAGAGGATGCTACCGCGATTCTCAGTCGAATTGAGTTAACTTCTGAATTAGGTAGAGTAGAGGATAGCGATATGGTGGTAGAAGCCATCATTGAAAACCTGGACATTAAAAAACAGGTATTTCGCAAAATCGAAAACCTGGTAAGCGAGGAGTGTATTTTGGCAACAAATACTTCTTCGTTGTCTATTGCTTCCATTGCCTCGGCTTGCGAGCATAGAGGACGTGTTGTAGGATTACACTTCTTCAACCCGGCTCCTTTGATGCCTTTGGTGGAGATTATTCCAGCTATTACCACGGATGCAAAATGGGTCGATACCTTACGACAACTGATGTTGGATTGGGGAAAGGCTCCTGCTGTGGCAAAAGATACCCCTGGGTTTATCGTAAACCGTGTTGCTCGTCCTTTCTACAGTGAAGCTATTCGTATCTACGAGGAAGGCATGGCCGAGCCAGAAACCATTGATCAAGCTATGAAGGATTTAGGTTTCCGGATGGGGCCTTTTGAATTAATGGATTTCATCGGACACGATGTTAACTACACGGTTACGGAAACCGTTTTCAAAGAATTTTATTTTGATCCTCGCTACAAACCATCGTTTTCTCAAAAGCGTTTGGTAGAAGCCGGGTTATTGGGTCGCAAGTCAGGACGTGGGTTTTATGATTACGACGAAGGTGCTGAAAAGCCTACCCCAGATACAGATCCAAAGCTGGCCAAGAAGATCACTTCAAGAATTTTGGCGATGCTGATTAATGAGGCTGTAGATGCTTTGTATTTGCGGGTTGCGTCCAAAGAAGATTTGGATATCGCCATGACCAAAGGGGTAAACTACCCGAAAGGTTTGTTGAAGTGGGCTGATGAGCTTGGATTGGATCATGTATTGAACCAATTGGAAGACCTTCAGGAAGAATATGGCGAAGATCGCTACCGTCCGAGTGTATTGCTGAAAAGGATGAGTAATGACAACGTCAAATTCTATAGTTAGTTTTTTGTTTACAGATATAATTTTTTAACTTGTCTCGGGTTATAAACGCCAAAAGCATGCACGTGAAAGATCTGATAGTTACCGACAACGCCATCGACCTGGCCATTGAGCATCTGGAAAATATGGAGGGGCCGGAGCTGAACAACCTCTTTGAAAAACTCTCTAAAGAACAGCCCTTTGTAATGGGTTTCGTTGTAGGAGTTGGAGAAGGGTTGGAGAATGAAGAAGCCGCTGAGGACCTGTTCTATTTAACCATGATTATTTGGCACGCCATTGAGCTGTCCAAGAATGATTCTTTGAGTACCCTTTCAGAAGAAGATTTGAAAAATCTTGAAGAGAAAATGGATGGTTTGTTCAACGAAGTATTGTCCTTCCCTGAAGAAAGTGAGGAAGAAGAGTTGAACAACATGATTGGTGCTTCTACTCAAGCCGCTTTGGCCTCCTACCTGGCCGATGAGTTCTTCTCAGAAGAGTATTTGAATTTGTCTGAAGACAAAATCGCGAAGATGTTTTCGTGTATGCTTGTACTGAGTGAAGCTTTGGCGAAAGCCTGATTAAAGCCGGTTTCCACACCATTTATTACCACCTGATAAACGTTACGTTTTAATTCCGTTATTTCTGGCATATTTGCGGAACTAATACGGAATTATGTTCAGAAATCTTATTGGGGCTTTTGCCTTGTGTCTTTCGGTGGTGAGCCTACAGGCTCAGCAAGTTGGAATCAATCCTGAAGAAAAGGATCTTTGGTATGGTGAAATGAACTCCGCTGGTGTGGAGGTGGTTCATGGTCACTATATTGACAACTACAACATTGATTACCATCGCATCGAGGTAAGCGTTTTTCCTGATTCAGCCTGGATCGAAGGAAATGTGACTACAGGGCTTACCGTTGAAAAAAGAGCCATGGATACCCTGTTTTTCGATCTGATTAACGGATCGGATATGCATGTAGATTCCGTTTATGTGAATGGAGCAAAGATTAGCCAGGTCAACCACCAGAATAACCAAATCGAAATCATTTTACCCCAATCCATTCCGGTGGGAACTCGATTGACTTCACAGGTTTTCTATCGAGGAAATCCACACAGTAGTAACGATTGGAGTGGTTACATCTATTTCAACCCGTACGCTGATAATCGGGGTAATTACATGGTTTGGACCATGTCTGAACCAGATGGAGCACGGTTTTGGTGGCCATGTAAAGTGGATTTACACGACAAAATCGATTCTGTGGATATGATTATCCATGCACCCGCTTCTTTTGAGGCAGCCACCATTGGATTACTTCAGAGTCGTCAGGTTAATGGAGCCCGAGCTACCACACATTGGAAACACCGTTATCCCATTGTCAATTATCTGATCGCCTTTTCCGTAGCTCAATACAAAATCTACGATTATACCTTAAACTACCGAGGCAAAACCTTGAAAATGCAGGACTACCTGCTACCATCGGATACTTTTTGGTTGGATTCCGCAGCCTTGCATTTGGAAAAAACTTTTGCCCTCTTCGATTCCTTATTTGGTCCTTATCCTTTTGATAAGGAAAAATACGGCCACATGCAGACTGATATTGGTGGCGGAATGGAACATCAAACCATGTCGACCATGTTAGATTTAAATCAGCCCCTGGTAGCACATGAGTTGGCTCACCAGTGGTTTGGAAACCTGGTAACCTGTGGGCGCTGGGAAGACATCTGGTTGAACGAAGGTTTCGCCAGTTACCTCACGGGATTGACCTATGAAGCAGGATTTGGTGATTTGGGCTGGCAAGAATGGAAAAAAGCAACGATCAGAGATATTGCGTCGAGCAACAGAGGTTCTGTTTGGATAGACGATACAACCTCGCGCAACCGGGTGTTTAGTAGCCGATTAACTTATAAGAAAGGGGCTTACCTGGTTCACATGCTCCGCTACGTTTGTGGTGATGAAGACTTTTACCAAGGAGTAAGAAACTACTTGAACGATCCGCAATTGAAATACTCCTTCGTACGCACTGAAAATCTAAAAGGACACTTAGAAGCTACCTCGGGGCTTGATCTTACTGAGTTCTTCGATGATTGGTACTACGGGCAGGGGTATCCTCGCTACAGCTTGTTTTGGAGAGTTGTAGGGGACAAAATTTTGCTGGATTTGGACCAGGACCAAAGCCATTCTTCGGTAGACTTTTTTGAAATGAACGTGCCCATCGCTTTGTACCATCAGGGTAAAAGACAGGATATCATTTTTGCGCACACCGGAAACAATCAGACGGTTAGTCGGGTGATTGGTTACAAGCCAGACTCGGTAGTCATTGACCCTGATCTTTGGATTTTATCCTATCAAAACACGGTTAAGGAAGGTGTACACCAATACTTGACTACGCCAGAATTGGAAGACGATAACTTGTGGATGGCCTATCCAAATCCTGCCCGGGATTTCTTGACGATTGAAACCGATGAGAATTATTACCAGGTAGAGATTTATTCTACCTCGGGTCAATTGGTTTCTGGAATCGAAAGTGAGCCTCTATCGGGTACAACTAAGCTTTCGGTAGGTCATTTGGAATCTGGAGTATACCTCTTGAAAATCAAAAAGGGTGAATCCTATACCCGAATTACGCGTTTCGTTAAAGAGTAAACTGTCGGTTGGCCTCCGAGAGGGCAATAGCAACGGCATTGGACAGATTAAAGCTTCGTACTTTTCCTGGGAAGGGGATGGTGACCAATTGCTCTTGAAAACGATTCTGAATATCGGCCGATAATCCTACCGATTCCTTTCCAAACACCAGCCAATCTCCAGCTTGAAAATCTACTTGTGAGTAGCTTTTATCGGTGTGGGTGGTAAAGAGAAAAATTCGGGATTCGTCTGCTATCTGCTGATGCCATTCTTCAAAGGAGGCATATTGATGAATACTAAGGTCTGGCCAATAGTCGAGACCAGCTCGTTTGACCCGGGAATCAGTGATCTCAAATCCCAAAGGACCAATGAGGTGAAGGGTAGCGTTGAATCCTACACAAAGTCGGCCAATATTCCCTGTGTTCGTAGGAATTTCCGGCTCAACCAAAACGATGTTAATACCTGAATGGATCAAGGAGTAGGGTAGTGTTTGGTGCGGTAAAAACCATTGTATCGCACGGTGATAATGTGAGGTGTTTCGGGCGGTGTATACTTCCAGGTAAAGGCTTTCAGTTTTTTGCGCAACACCTTTTTCTTCATCCGCTCGTAGTTTTCATCCATCACGTAGATTTTGATCTTCTTAACGGCTTTATCTACCGGGTAAAACTGCATGGTTCCATCCTTGTAGTCCCAATCGATTGCCGTGGCGTGTGAGGTGCTTTTATCGGTTACCGGAGGTCCAGTGTTCCAGTAGGTATTATAAAGGAAATTGCGGATCAGATTTACGGTAATATCCATGTTTACCGGATATCGTTTGCGGTCCAGGGTTTTGTCATACGGACAGTGACCTTGATTGGGAAAAAGGTGAATTTCACTCGGCGTGTCGTGCTCGAGGTTTCGGGCATAGATGCATTCACTGCCTTGAAGTTTTACCCGAGGAATGTAGACCAGAGGAAGATCGTAGCGAATGCTATCATCGTTTACGGGAACGATTGGATCTTCTGAACCATGAATATTGATCACGGGCAAGGCTTCGTTCATAAAGGCAGTATCGCCAATGGCACCGCATAAATTGATGACTCCGTGAACCTTGGATGAGTAGCCTGGGTTGCCGCTGTTTCCTTCCAATCCGCCCCAGTTGTCTAAATTCAACTCCAGGTGTTTGATGTCCTGAGAATCCAAGTAGGCAACATGTAAGGCTACTATGGCTCCGGCAGAACTTCCACCTACCCATATCCAGCTCGTATCTACGCCATAGGGATTACCATTCTCCACCACCGACTTTCGGAAATAGCGAACAGCAGCTTTCATATCGTGAATGGGTCGAATTACCGTTTTTTCCCCAGAGAGCTGATCGGTAGGCGCTTTGATAAACGTTTTGCGGTAATTGATGGAGGCCGTTACATAGCCCATTTGTGCAAATCGGGAGCAGAGGGTTTCCATGGGGAAATTGTTTTTGTCTCCCATCAAAAAAGCGCCTCCATGGGCAAAGATGATCAGTGGCCGATTCTTCAAAGTATCGTTTAGTGGCTGGTAAACGTCCATGAGTAGAGTGACCATTTTTTCACCACCTTCACCTTGCTTTTTATTGGATTCGCCGTAAGGACGGCCATAGGTTACCCCAACGCCAAAAGAAGGATCGAAATACCGGGTTTGAGCAAACGAAACCTGACTTATAATCAGGAGCAGAAAAAGTAATCGTAGCATGAGCTGGTTTTAGTAGTGGATTACTTGACGAAAGAAATACATCAAATCTTTGCCAGCGTGGTAGTATTCCATCACTTGATCCACCACATTTTCGGCTATTACCGTTTCGGGCGGTAGCTCAGCGAAGTAGTAGAAATTTTTGTTGTAGATCAAGGGCTGTTTTTCGGCTGCTTCCTTTAGCTCTTTGGGAAGTCGTTTCGCCTTTTCACCTCGAATTTCTCCATAGTGGCTGACGAACGTTTTATCGTTAATCAGTTGCTCAAATTTTCGACCTTGAGCCGCAATATGAAAACGGAGATCTTCCAGGTTGTTTTTATCCAACATATATACCCCGCCATAAATTCGAAAATGCTCCGGACCGGCTTCTACATAAAGTCCAGGAGCCTCTTTGTTTTTGCGACCTCCAGGGGAAACAATTCCTGACATGTTGAGTTTGTAAGGCGTCTTGTCCTTGCTAAAACGAATGTCTCTATTGATGCGGAAAATGGCATCTTTCGGTTCTATTTCTACCTCTTTGTCGTCTTCCTTAACCCGATCAATTAGGGCTTGGATAAATTGCTGAAAAGGCTTTTTGACTTCCTTTTCATAACGTTTACGGTTTTCATCAAACCATCCCTTGTGATTATTGGCAGCCAGCTCCTTAAAGAATTGAAGATAGTCTGGGCTAAATAGTGCGTTTTGGGCCATTA is a window encoding:
- a CDS encoding 3-hydroxybutyryl-CoA dehydrogenase, whose protein sequence is MNKVSVIGSGAMGTGIAQIAATHGHEVTLYDNNEDALNRAGSRLEKIMNRLVEKGRLTEEDATAILSRIELTSELGRVEDSDMVVEAIIENLDIKKQVFRKIENLVSEECILATNTSSLSIASIASACEHRGRVVGLHFFNPAPLMPLVEIIPAITTDAKWVDTLRQLMLDWGKAPAVAKDTPGFIVNRVARPFYSEAIRIYEEGMAEPETIDQAMKDLGFRMGPFELMDFIGHDVNYTVTETVFKEFYFDPRYKPSFSQKRLVEAGLLGRKSGRGFYDYDEGAEKPTPDTDPKLAKKITSRILAMLINEAVDALYLRVASKEDLDIAMTKGVNYPKGLLKWADELGLDHVLNQLEDLQEEYGEDRYRPSVLLKRMSNDNVKFYS
- a CDS encoding T9SS type A sorting domain-containing protein — encoded protein: MFRNLIGAFALCLSVVSLQAQQVGINPEEKDLWYGEMNSAGVEVVHGHYIDNYNIDYHRIEVSVFPDSAWIEGNVTTGLTVEKRAMDTLFFDLINGSDMHVDSVYVNGAKISQVNHQNNQIEIILPQSIPVGTRLTSQVFYRGNPHSSNDWSGYIYFNPYADNRGNYMVWTMSEPDGARFWWPCKVDLHDKIDSVDMIIHAPASFEAATIGLLQSRQVNGARATTHWKHRYPIVNYLIAFSVAQYKIYDYTLNYRGKTLKMQDYLLPSDTFWLDSAALHLEKTFALFDSLFGPYPFDKEKYGHMQTDIGGGMEHQTMSTMLDLNQPLVAHELAHQWFGNLVTCGRWEDIWLNEGFASYLTGLTYEAGFGDLGWQEWKKATIRDIASSNRGSVWIDDTTSRNRVFSSRLTYKKGAYLVHMLRYVCGDEDFYQGVRNYLNDPQLKYSFVRTENLKGHLEATSGLDLTEFFDDWYYGQGYPRYSLFWRVVGDKILLDLDQDQSHSSVDFFEMNVPIALYHQGKRQDIIFAHTGNNQTVSRVIGYKPDSVVIDPDLWILSYQNTVKEGVHQYLTTPELEDDNLWMAYPNPARDFLTIETDENYYQVEIYSTSGQLVSGIESEPLSGTTKLSVGHLESGVYLLKIKKGESYTRITRFVKE
- a CDS encoding DUF2461 domain-containing protein, with the protein product MAQNALFSPDYLQFFKELAANNHKGWFDENRKRYEKEVKKPFQQFIQALIDRVKEDDKEVEIEPKDAIFRINRDIRFSKDKTPYKLNMSGIVSPGGRKNKEAPGLYVEAGPEHFRIYGGVYMLDKNNLEDLRFHIAAQGRKFEQLINDKTFVSHYGEIRGEKAKRLPKELKEAAEKQPLIYNKNFYYFAELPPETVIAENVVDQVMEYYHAGKDLMYFFRQVIHY
- a CDS encoding alpha/beta hydrolase, with amino-acid sequence MLRLLFLLLIISQVSFAQTRYFDPSFGVGVTYGRPYGESNKKQGEGGEKMVTLLMDVYQPLNDTLKNRPLIIFAHGGAFLMGDKNNFPMETLCSRFAQMGYVTASINYRKTFIKAPTDQLSGEKTVIRPIHDMKAAVRYFRKSVVENGNPYGVDTSWIWVGGSSAGAIVALHVAYLDSQDIKHLELNLDNWGGLEGNSGNPGYSSKVHGVINLCGAIGDTAFMNEALPVINIHGSEDPIVPVNDDSIRYDLPLVYIPRVKLQGSECIYARNLEHDTPSEIHLFPNQGHCPYDKTLDRKRYPVNMDITVNLIRNFLYNTYWNTGPPVTDKSTSHATAIDWDYKDGTMQFYPVDKAVKKIKIYVMDENYERMKKKVLRKKLKAFTWKYTPPETPHIITVRYNGFYRTKHYPTP
- a CDS encoding tRNA (cytidine(34)-2'-O)-methyltransferase; translated protein: MNIVLVEPEIPTNTGNIGRLCVGFNATLHLIGPLGFEITDSRVKRAGLDYWPDLSIHQYASFEEWHQQIADESRIFLFTTHTDKSYSQVDFQAGDWLVFGKESVGLSADIQNRFQEQLVTIPFPGKVRSFNLSNAVAIALSEANRQFTL